GCAACTAGCAATGAACAATTTACAATTGCAGAAAATTATGAAGAGTTCCTGGATCGACAGATAATTTTACTCAAAACAAAAGTGGCCAATACAGATACTGAAAATACCAGCAGTTCACCTAGTGGATGgcaaagaaagaaaattgaaagaaaacaaaagcCATTCGTATtgaagttttattattttgaaacaagAATGTTGTCTATTTCAGGACTGAAAAACTGGAATGAACCACTAAGGATcgaaaaattgaaaatatggGAAAGTAATGGCAAAGCTGTGGCATTTGCACCACATTTGAGCAGGAAAATCAAATACGGAAATGATccattatttcaaataatatgcCAAGACTCTAACAATGATAACTTTGCTAAGTTAATCACCATACTGTTTGCTTTTGTGCACACTATAAACCGACACATAGAATCACTTGAGGATagattatttaatttaagGAATGCAAATAGCGGGAAGTGGCTAATATTCCTAAGaacatttcaaaattttattatattgcaaaataatataagcAACTTAAACAAAGTAATAGAGgagaattttttgatttggGCGAAAATCTTGCAACtggaaaattttaaaattgaaagacatcatttaaattctAGCTGGTATACACAAATTAACAACAGATTGGAATACCAGAAAAGGAGAGTAGATACGTTGAATAAAAATCTCGAAACTTTGCGgaagaaattcaaaagcaATTCCTTATATATACCATTTTTCGGAATCAAACACTATCCATCAAGTGTTGGATTACTAACAACATTCATAACAATGTTGTCAGTTTATTcgtaaaagaaaataaaaataatgatatcatgttattcattattaagGTAGCAGTTTCAGTTGGTTTTGGTATTGCAGCGTTTCTAGTTAGTTTGTGCTTTTGGTACTTTAAAGATGTTAAGTATtattttagaagaaaattaGCAAAAAAAGTCGGTTGGTCTGTAGAAGTAGTTAATTATGaggaatataataaataatattaagtAACTTAATGATAGGCCGTATTCTATGCTATAGCTTCATCATATGTAGGTAGCTTCATACTATCTTCTGATTCTAGACCGTCTGCAACATAACTATCAGCTACAATATAGCCCATATATCTGTAGTTCCTTAAATTAGACAAGCCTGGTACCTCTGCTTCAGTAAGGAGAAGTTTAACCTTTCTCACATCTTTTCCATAACGTGCCTTTGCTACCTGATTGCATCGTCTCACTAGAGTACCATGGGAAAGACTCCCATTAGTAAACTTAATGAGATGTTCCCTCCGCTTGCTCCCATTTATCTCCATTTCGTATTGAATCGGAAAACGGAGCATCTTTATAAAGGTAAAAGGGCAGTACCTTTTTTTCCCTTTGTAACACTGAATGCAATATCTAATATGTTTCATTGATGCTAGGGCATTTTTCTTGGAACAGTTCACGAATATTACTGGAACGTATGAGTCCAAATCTCTGACAGTAAAAAACTTGGCTTTGAGTAACGGCCCCAGACATTTTTCTTGGTCAGCCAGTGTTCCCTTATACATAGGTTCAGGGTACTTCGTTGGAGAATATAACTgcattgaatttattttggGGATTGAAGTCGCATTTATTCTAGTAAGATCTAGCCTTAGTttacttttctttttagatGGTGAGATCCAGCAGGGTGTCGGAATGTATAGAGTCCCATTATCATCATTCCCAACTGCGACAACTACGTCGATACcatattcaaattcttcGAGTAGATATTCAATTGGAAGTTGAAGCTTTTTTGAGAAGCTCATCTCTTGATAGTTGATACCTAGGCGATGGAGAATAATACTGAGAGGAGTATCTTTAATATGTCCATATGCAACCCCCAAAGGGTAATCAAACATCACTTTCCAACTCTTTTCGGAGCCTATGGAAAGTTCTTGGATATCCATCTAGTAGTATAAATCAGATATACCGAGTTACTTTCCTATTTACGTACCTTAAAAAGTGGTACAAAATGCACTGTACATTATTGTTGAGTCTACATAAACCCATTTATACGCTTCCTTATATACCCAGTATCTTGCAAATTTTGGGGTCTCATGTCACATACTCTCCTTTAATTATGTTTAACCTAACATTATATGTTCTGCTGAGTCAGTGCTTGTCTTAACTACAGATGTTGCATTGCTATTTGGCAGGCATTCGTAGTTTTGCTCAGCTACCAGCCATCAATATCGTCAGCGAAAGAACACAACTGAGCCTAAAGACCTGGCTAACACAACAGCAATATGTTATCAGCAAAGAGACTTATAGTGCATGAAAACTGCGGCTGAGTGAGCTTCCATTTCTCTGTTTTGCTTTATATACCATCTCACTTATTGCTCCTGTAAATCCCGAACTTGCTTTTATACATTTGCATTTGTTGCCCCTTGCTGGGCCCGGGTAACGAGGGAGCAGGAAGCAAATGGAACAGATGTTTGCTACAAGCAACGGTCTATTGGACGGTTCGATCCTGATGGGTTATAAGTTCTTACATTAGTAGAAGTAACTATGGATGTTTTGTCACATGGTGGTCTTCAGCAATTGTAAGTCGGTGAATATAGCAATGAGCAATGGGGTGTGGACTTTTTTAATAGAGAGCTAGTACGCAAGGTCTAGGACTCCTGACAAATCAGATTAAAATTCGAGATAACCGAGGATCTCCCACACACCCCAACTTCATGGTGTGAGGCGTGATCATGAGATAATACTGGTTAGAACAGAAgattaaagattttaacATACCTGCTATTTCCTCGAAAGATCTGCAAATTATTGTAGAGCGATGAATACATATTAAAGATCTACACCAACAACTTACTTGTGGGTCCTTTTCCATTTAAATGAGGAATTATCATAACAGAAAAATAGCACATATAGCTctcttatttatttttgaaaagttaGCTGCTTCAATATCATAACTGTGGTATTACAATATGAATATACAACAATTTTTGCTGTagaaaaagatgaaaaaCTTGTCACATCACTAACCTTCCATTGATTCCAAGAACTCAAATATATGCTCGATATGACATCTTCTAAATATTGATACATGTAATTATTCTGAGGAAGGTAACCTAATGCCATATTTTTTGCAATGTACATATGTTGAGCTTCGTTGAATCTGGTGTTTACTGATCATCATAGAatacattatttaaaatactTGCCCActgaaatataaatagtGATCGGTCAAAAAACAATCAGCTCTGGCAAAAAAAGTACTCATTCAATAAGTATTTCTAGAAACacaattgttttattaagaTTGATTGGAAAGTTTTACAAGCTCAAGTTATCTAGAAGCCATGGAATactatattcaaaatttacTGTGCACTCAAGCCTAACGAAGATATCAAGGGGATATTGAacttaatgaaaaataaacaacTGTAAAGATTACTTATATCTCCTTTCTCCGCTTAATGGATATAGTTATTTCCTCTTTTTTTGGATTAAACCTCCTTTTTATATCTTAGAACTGTTTTCGAATAACACAATACCTTGCCAAATAAGCATCCTAAAAACCCGAAAGTAAATAAAAGAggatatttaattttggaaataaATCTTCTTTACTTCCTTCAGATTAGGATTGGTAAGTAATTATGAATCGGACAATCAGACAAACCAGCTAGCAGACTGATAAAGTGCTTTAGAGGATAATATAATGAGAAAATAAAGGCTGTTTTATGAGAAGAATGTGTTTTCTTAAAAGCATCATTCAAGTGCTCAATCTTACTGTTATGCCTATGCATTCTATTGGTAAATTTCTGAATCCACACTGAACAATGCTCTTCAGAACATTTATGCATCTCAacagaaaaataatttatcgATACGACATGGTTAGACTCTATagtttcatttattatcatGAGATTATCCTGtagttgaatatatttgacTATATTCTTTGGCTTCAAAAACCCCGTCTTGTGCAATGAAACATCCAATATAATTACCTCGCTTCTCAAAGACTCTATGACCAATTCTATTTCACTAATAAGGttaaaatacaaaatacTGAACTGAGCAAAACGCTTAGCAGTAGATATCAACACCTTTTCacataaaatatcattgtTATAGTGCAGCACATCCCTTAGATTAGGTGAATACACGGCTATTCCTTTTGGATATTTCCATATTTCTAGAGTGAGGATTTTTGTTGGGTGCCGGGAAGGATTAAAATGGTATTGGACCAGCGTTCTAAATCAGTGAAATGGAACTTGAAAGTTTGATATTCTGCTTTCCCTTAatgtttattttcattgtaCTTTCCTCTTCTGCCGTTAAATCTCTATCAGTGTTGCCACTAGACAATGAGCCCATGACAGTGTTATGTTTAGtatttttctaaaattttgattacGGTATTACACAGgcttttttatttatcttATGTTTACTTCTGATATCACCTAAACCAGGTGTGGAAATATTACAATAGCAACAATAGATAGTATCTCTTATAGTTTACCagtatttttttcttcaaaggGGTTATACAAGAAACCTAGCTCGGTTATAGCTCTTTTGGGTAGTTACTTTATATGGTCCAATGATTTCTTACCTTGAATAATACAGGTATTACTGAATGAAGAAATTCTCGCATCCAAACTTGGGATAACTTCAAAGTTTCTTGCCGTCTAATATCTTTTCTAAAACGATTGAAGCTTTATTAAtcctttttattttagttGATGCCATTTGAATGTATGTggtttataaaattttagcCGCCTAAGTATTTTTGTGTTGCATTAAATACAAAACAATGGATTATCATTAATTCTTTTCGATGGTGAAGATAATGTTGTTGGAAATGACACTGGACGTATAAGTgactatacgataccagatattacctctttaCGAGACTATTGTTGCtaacctgaaacaatagtgcctACGAGAATGCACTTgcagaatttctaatgcataaatagtactgtagaaccatcagtcTGCCATACGTGTTCAATTCGACACTGTCGGctcgttggacagaacggtagattgaaatattatgtatatattaaatcCTGGTAATCAATAGtgaataattcattgatccaggtccaagagactagagagattaatctgATTATATAGTATGTAATTTAACAAccattaatatattaaagcaatgaattcaacTATTGGGcaaatgtaaatatattactGTTTTGGAAATAATCAATCAAAGACTCtattttgttatttgtGCTTTTACTATCGACTTTCTTTGTACTTCTAAATATGcttccaatttttttagGAACATATCTTTGAGTCGATTATATCCTTAACTGATTTTTTATAGTCTTCTTTCAATATCTGTAGCAGTTGCTGCtctgatatatatttgtcCATTGAATGCGTATTGATCATATGGGATAAGAGGTTtcttatattaatataagaGTTTAATATATTGTCCTATATGGCAGATCTTAAATACTAAAAAATTAAGTGTGGATTTCCCCGGCTGCGAATAATTTGATCACGCAACAAtacattaataaatcaacaaaCAACTACGTTCCacttaataaaatatacacATTAAAAACACAAAGAGTTTATTGTTATCTATCTTACCGAAATGTACAATCAAGACTACTTCCAAAAATTGCAGAAATACAGCTGATTTAGTTATGTCAATGTGATAGGAATTACACTGTTGAGATAGTAATTGGGCATACTGGGAAGACATACTACTATTGGTGTTGTTGTAATAGTAATTTGTACAATTAGTCGAGTTGTAATTGCTTATCTTTTTCcgatatataatttatataaaattacatttagactaaaacataaatatagagaatataaaatcatGTCCTATTTGTATGATTTCATTACTTCTATTTGTATGAGTACAATACCTGTCTTCAACTAGCTAAGCATGAAGAACATATTTATCTCGGACGATATCCGCTTATGACTCATACTTCATGTTGAAATCTAAATTCAAGTATTACTCATATTTCAACAGAACACGACAAGGACGCTAACACATGTCTACTCTGTTTTCTGCTATCTATATAATACCTAATGGATTACTTAACGGTACTACTAAAGGTGTACTCACCATTTATACATTTATATCATGTTGGTAACTAGTTGCTTAAACATTACTAATTCACCCAATAGTCTTCCCAATCTCATATAGCATAGGTTACACCATTTATTTCATGGAAATTTTCTCTGAATACGACTTGGCTGTTATTAAATCTAACATCAACGgttataatttataatgtATCAAAAAAGACTTTGCAAAAATTAGCAAACTTAGTATTGCTTTCtcatattaaaattaatgatataattttcGCTATTCACCAACTTCCACAAACTATATTCCACCCATACAATGCATTTGCATATTTTTCCTCCCATCTCATTACACGGACATCTATTCTCCCAACAGAATCATGAACAAATGATGTACAAAAGCCAGCTATATCTAATTTTCTGATGGATTCAACGGAATAGTTTATAACCGTTGTAACAACATCATCACAGGATAATTGTTTATAGGTATCATTAAGTTCATAATGAGTATAGCCAACCCAATACGCAAGTTTATCACTCCCATCATCAATGTTTAGCCATACAAATCCACCGTTGCAAATCTTCTTTTTAACCTCATACTTCCTTCTTATCTCCAAAATAGTATTAAAAAAAGGTATTTCAGTTAATACTTCAAAAATCCTTATAGCTGTTGCCCGTGCGTATTGTTTCCACCTAGCTAATAGTCGTTTATCTAAGAATGTTGTTAATTCAAGAAAAGtatttgtaaaattatGCCAATATTTGTTAGCGCAATCTTCACGTTTCGAAAGTCTGTTAGCTTTACTACCTATGGTGCGGCCTACAAGTGCGATCATTTCATCCACAGTATAATTAGTATTTGACCCATCCCTTCTCTGTAAAGTATTTTTTGACAATCTAGTATTTAACATATTTACGAATTGTGAGACACCCTCATAATCAACTTCAATATCAGTGTATCCCATGCTATCCATATATGTTAAATTATCCCCAGGCATTACAGCCAAGACATGTTTAGGAACACCATGTGTTAAATAACCTCTCGTTATATTGGGAGCCAACACCTCTAGTTCTACGCCAGTTGTGTTACCAAATGAAAGCGGTGGCACAATTATTGGTCCATATTTCCGATACAGTTaccaattttaataaatagtATACTTGCTAATAATATAAGTTGATAAAACATGTTTAAAAGTTGTAATTATTAACTGTCTAGAGAGTGTTTTTCAGACAATAAGCAAActtgattttttttgtttcaattCTGAGAATACCACTCTGATTTGATGTAAATGGAGTTTTAcatatgaaattaataatagagtaaaaaatatattagacAGGAATATTTACGTATAATTTATGATCTTTTATagttcaaatataaatgtttaGAGTTTATTAGTTGCTAAAACAGAAATACTGGAAACCTAATTCAATGAGTTCCGATTCAATTAGGGCATTGAGTTGTCATTAAAATGAAGGTAAATACTTCACTggttaaaataaattccaAAATGCGACGCCTTCTGTAAAATacacatttttatttaagaaaCATCCGTTGCAAACACTTTCCGCGCAGTGCAGTCACAAcataaaaattttcagtTCCCAAACGAGCGTCTGAAAGTCTCAGAAATCCGCGTAcaataaattctttataatACCGACAAGCATCACTATTTCTTGGGGTTCTCTCAGCCATTCGTTACTATGTTAGGCTAAACAGAATTTTCATTCGTACGTGAACATTGTGtgaattacaaaatttagACGCTGTTGTTCCCGAATGTCGTTGCGTTTGTAACAACATGCGCAGAACGACGACCTGATAGAGATATTCCGCGGATTTCTGTTTCATTCTTCAGTCAGTTCTCAATTAAGCAATTTCGCACTGTCAAGAGGACATATACGTTGTTTCTGAATATGAAAGGAACGGGTTATATTGTCTAActcaaaattcaaaagtaTCACTATTCAGAGTTTCGTATCCAAGATATTTGTTCAGTTATAAAGCAGTTGAGCTTTTGTATGAGAACTGAAGAAATTTCATTCTCAATCTTGTTGATTAATGTATGCGTGGTTTCGGTTACCAAAAATTAATCCATTAAACATTTCTAAGCTTTACACCTAAATTTTTATGAAGTTTCTTTTTCACTAAAATTTCTATTACCTCTAGTATGTTTTACTTCTTTTTATAGTCCCAAATTGTTTAaagtatatttaattatgtATCAGAGTGAAATCGCTATCTTGATTAAACAAAACTTCACAATTCTCTCTAATATTACTATGGCGATAAATTACTGAGAGATCTTCGAGAAATATCAATTCGTATCGGTCTTATAGAGGAATTATTGCACTGCGCGGAAAGTGTTTGCAACGGATGTTTCTTAAATAAAGACGTAGCATCTACAGCTCGTGACTTAGGTTGGAATTTATTGCGATCAGTGAAGTACTACTAATCTCTACTACAACGACAGTTTAGAACCCTAACTCAAGAAATTAATATGCACTTAGAGGGATATGGCTTCTATATAAACCCTTGTAATTAGGAGTTTCATTGATGTAATATTTCGGTAACTTCTTGTAAAGCTTGAAGCTTGTAAGTGAATGAGCATTTCTAAAGCTACTAGGacttcaaatatatacGTCCACAGAACGTATATGTAATTCCGATCTACTGTTTACTAACGGAAAAGGAatataacattaaaatttaaaacatcGTCTTATTGAATGTTAACTTTATATGTGATATCGGTACTGAAATGcttgttttaaataatatcttaataaaaataaaatgtagCTGCAAGAAACTAAGCAACTCTTAGAGTATACGCACATCAACCTTGCGGCTAAGATTACTTTCTAAAAGAGTAAGTGCATAGTTGGTTGCATCAATTGACcaagaaattaattataCCTTTGTTAGACTTCCCAGTTAGTAATGCTACAGTTATTAAGTACTTTGTTCAATGGgcattattaattgtaattgGGAAAAAAATACCTCACACATTTTACTCTGAAGATTTCACGGCAACATATCTTATTGGTAAACAAAGCGCATGTGCTACTAGGTGATTAGGAGTAACGCGAATGCAATACTATGCAGTTGTTTATGTGGCAACCAGTTGAAAAGAAAGTCCCGCAgcagatatatatttggtaCTATGAAGTTATAATTGTTGTACTGAGAGGTTTGAGAGTTGCTCTGCgatcttttaaatatgataattttttcgAAGTTTTATATCCGCTGCAACGGATTAATTCTCTGATATATTACGAATGAAAAGCATTTATATGCATTATTAAACGATTTTTCAACATTGCTGGAGCCGTTTATTGTGAAGAAACTTATGATAAAATCTCTTATTACTAGAACTACAATTTGTTGAGATAACAAccataaatattattctgTTGCAAATTGTTGCAACCAATAGCATGCTACGGATAATTGTCTTTTCATGCCAATATTTCTTGCAGcaaaaaaatgtaaataaatgCTTAGAAAGTGCAGTAGGACAGTTGTCACATTATATTACCGTAAAGACATTACTACAGTAAAACTTTCTTCACAAATAAATTACCACCCACcttaaagaatataaatattttagtgCCGTTGTTCTTAGTTACAGAGAAATATGCATATTTCATTCAGGAATAAGGAACACGGTTCTAAGTTTCTCAGAGTAATAAAGTGAAgtatttattgataattaCAGTGGCTAATATGAATTAGATAAGGTAATAAATGGTTTTAATAAGTTTAATCAGTTAATATGACTAACGCTCAATCAATGGCTActcaattgataattaattttataaaactaaaatatataaattaaactATTATCCATTGAAGtttttacaatatattgatactacattataaatatttaatatataatgttaatttataataagGCCCCAAGCAACACATTGGGGTCTGCAAAGAATAAatgttatttaataatacaacttacatcattaaatttactCTTTTATTAGTAATTTTATCacaaattacaaaaatacAAGCAATGGAGGTTGCTCTAGCATCACCTTACTTAGCACTCAAAGTGAACTtaacttcaaataatgaatattgCTGGATTTTGGAGCATTCTGCGTATATGGCACCTAACGAAACCCATGGAATGAGCATTTGGGTAACAACTTTGGGGGATACAGAGTTCGAAGCATTCCGTTTTTGGAAGGAAATTAACGGTTCTTTAGTAGAGTCTGGAGAAACAGAACTCAtcaataatgatataacGGCTAATCCAAAATTATACGGATATAATTCTACGTACGATTATTGTGTAGAAGTTGAGAAATATCAATTCGATTTACCAGTAAGACAATATTTGACAAAGGTATCGTATCCACCTATTTCTAACAATACAAAAGTATTCAGAAATAAACGCAGCGTAGATAATGATTGCTGGAATGAGCCTTGCTATGACGTAAGAGATTGCCTTGTTATTGATAGGGCTTGTGCACATTGTGAGAAATATCCTGGGATGAGACAACAAGATTGTGAATATCAATATACTGAAAATATTGCTGGATTTCGTTGGGTATGTTGGATGGATTATTTAAGACACTGCCATAAATAATGGTTTCTTTGTTGacataaatatttcattctgtcaaatatattatgaccataatatataatgtgTATAGTAGTTTGTTGACATAAAGATTCCATTCtgtcaatatattattaccaatATATACAGTGCAAATACTAGTTCACGTCTACTATATTTCATGTAGACTTGTATATACACTTTGTTACTCTAAATATGTGCTTTATATAAATCCCTAAAACTTTCACCAGTTTAACGTTTTACGATGTTTCAATACATTTCACATTAAAACATTCTTGTTCTATTTTAGTTAATTTATCTCTTAGAAGGATATCTTAGAACACGATCTAGACGTTA
The Tetrapisispora phaffii CBS 4417 chromosome 11, complete genome DNA segment above includes these coding regions:
- the TPHA0K02378 gene encoding uncharacterized protein, with the translated sequence MLFNNTTYIIKFTLLLVILSQITKIQAMEVALASPYLALKVNLTSNNEYCWILEHSAYMAPNETHGMSIWVTTLGDTEFEAFRFWKEINGSLVESGETELINNDITANPKLYGYNSTYDYCVEVEKYQFDLPVRQYLTKVSYPPISNNTKVFRNKRSVDNDCWNEPCYDVRDCLVIDRACAHCEKYPGMRQQDCEYQYTENIAGFRWVCWMDYLRHCHK
- the TPHA0K02370 gene encoding uncharacterized protein, coding for MDIQELSIGSEKSWKVMFDYPLGVAYGHIKDTPLSIILHRLGINYQEMSFSKKLQLPIEYLLEEFEYGIDVVVAVGNDDNGTLYIPTPCWISPSKKKSKLRLDLTRINATSIPKINSMQLYSPTKYPEPMYKGTLADQEKCLGPLLKAKFFTVRDLDSYVPVIFVNCSKKNALASMKHIRYCIQCYKGKKRYCPFTFIKMLRFPIQYEMEINGSKRREHLIKFTNGSLSHGTLVRRCNQVAKARYGKDVRKVKLLLTEAEVPGLSNLRNYRYMGYIVADSYVADGLESEDSMKLPTYDEAIA
- the TPHA0K02360 gene encoding uncharacterized protein yields the protein MQNKRILSENSASGSIGSSTGRSLNHSQHLSTVNPWAEEDAVGIDLTDITYDASRETEGPSSHNENGVAEAIPDATSNEQFTIAENYEEFLDRQIILLKTKVANTDTENTSSSPSGWQRKKIERKQKPFVLKFYYFETRMLSISGLKNWNEPLRIEKLKIWESNGKAVAFAPHLSRKIKYGNDPLFQIICQDSNNDNFAKLITILFAFVHTINRHIESLEDRLFNLRNANSGKWLIFLRTFQNFIILQNNISNLNKVIEENFLIWAKILQLENFKIERHHLNSSWYTQINNRLEYQKRRVDTLNKNLETLRKKFKSNSLYIPFFGIKHYPSSVGLLTTFITMLSVYS
- the TPHA0K02375 gene encoding uncharacterized protein, which encodes MPGDNLTYMDSMGYTDIEVDYEGVSQFVNMLNTRLSKNTLQRRDGSNTNYTVDEMIALVGRTIGSKANRLSKREDCANKYWHNFTNTFLELTTFLDKRLLARWKQYARATAIRIFEVLTEIPFFNTILEIRRKYEVKKKICNGGFVWLNIDDGSDKLAYWVGYTHYELNDTYKQLSCDDVVTTVINYSVESIRKLDIAGFCTSFVHDSVGRIDVRVMRWEEKYANALYGWNIVCGSW